AATTACAATACGGTCTAAAACTTTATAAGTTTCATATCTTTTATCTTTTTTTAGTGCAGGCTCAATAGATTCCAACACTTCTTTAACTGCTTGATGAAACTCTACTTGGTCGGGATAAAGTCTTTGGACTTTTTCAATAACATCTTGTGTGTAAGACATTTTATTCTCCTTTTGTGAAATTTAACATCGGCATTGTATTAAAACTTTAATTAATATAATCTTATAGAATTAAAAATTTTTTTTAAGTTTTATATTTAATAATTTTTTTATAAGTAACGCAAAATCAACTCTTAAAACATTTTTACAATTCTTAAAGATTTTAAAATTGATAAAATTTATAAAAAATTTATTTTAGTTTTTTAAAAAACAGCCGATATAGTCAGTATTAATTTATAAAAAGGAGAAAAAATGCAAGCAAGTTTTAGTCTCTCTTCTTTGCAAGCCTCATATACTACCACGCAATGGAGTGCTGTTAAAGAAGAGCTTACAAACAATCAAGCAAATAGTGTTCCACAATCAACTATTAATCAAGACGCAGGAGGAAGCACGACTAGTATCGTAGCTAGCAACTCTTTGCTTGGTGATAGGTTGGGAGATTTTCAAAAAACTATTTTAAATCGGGCATTGAGTAAAATTTCAGAAATTCAAGATGAAATGATGAAAACTTGGGAACAATTATTCCCAAGCGCAAACAATAGCACAAGTTCATCACAAACCACAACAATCACAATGTCTGATTTGCTCTATAACAAAAACTTTGCAAGTCAAATCATAGGAAGTGGAATCAGTCTTTCTCAAGGATTCTCAACAAGTTTAGAGGTTTCAATCTCTGGTAAAATAATAGGAAGCGATGGAATAGAAAAAAGCTTAGATTTAAGCATTAGCGTTTCTCAAAGCTTTATGCAAAATCTACAAATAAGTAGCTCAAATGCTACCAAAATCCCTGAAGATGTAAATAAAAAAGTCATTGACCCGCTTGTGATTGATTATGAGGGCAGTGGCACAGAGCTTAGCGATACCAAAATGCGTTTTGATTTGGACAGCGATGGCACTCCTGACCAAATCTCCACACTCAAAAAAGGTTCTGGATTCTTGGCACTTGATAAAAATGGCGATGGTAAAATCAATGATGGCAGTGAGCTTTTTGGCACACAAAGTGGTGATGGATTCAAAGACTTGAGCATTTATGATTCCAATAATGATGGCAAGATTGACAAAGACGACCCAATCTATGACAAACTAAGAATCTGGACTCCTGATGCAAATGGTGAAGGACAACTTGTAGGATTGGGCGAAAAAGGAATCGGGGTGATTTACCTCAACGCCCAAGAGAGTCAAGAAATGATGAGGGGAGAAAATGGGGATTTATTAGGAATCAAACAAAAAACAGCAGACTATTTGCGTGAAGATGGTAGTAGCGGACAAATCCACCACATTGATTTGGTAAGCGAAAAAATTAAAGACGAAGCGGTGCTAAATCAAGCAACAAACGATGCGATTCTAGCAAATGGAGGACAAAGCATTTCTCAAATCCTTGCAAACAAAGCTTATCAAGGAATGGGCGTTTCTGCATCTAATTTGTCTCCAAATAGTATTATCCCAATGTTTAGTGCGTTAGGAAATGGAATCACAGGATTATTTGAACGCGTCCCTATGGCTAGTCTTACAAGCCTTGAAGTCAAAGTGTCTTTTAGCCTCAATTCCTTGCAAACTGCCAACAATGGCGTCAGTCAAGAAGCATCTAAAATTTGGAATGCGGTAGAGGATAATTTCAAAAAAATGGAAGAAATGAAAGAAAAAATGGAATCTGCATTTAAGCGATTTGATGAATTTATGCAGCTCAACCGCTTGATATTTGACCCACTAAAAAACAAAGATAATGTGTTTAAAAGCTTCAACTCAAACACTCTAGGAAAACTTCTTGCATAATTTCAAGAATCCCTTTGGGATTCTATGCAAATTGCCTTTTTCTCAAAATTTTTCAAGTCAAAATTTCCCCCAAACATTCTTTACTTTCTTGAAAGCCTATCTAAATAACTCCTTATCTTGCTTGAACTAATACCATTGCACAAATCCCATCTTTCTGCACTGCAAGAAATCAAACCGCCCACGCACGCAAAGCCTAACTTATAAGAGAGCGTGAGTGTATGATTCTTTCTTTTGCATTCATTTTTTACCTTAGACATAATTCACTAATGATAATTGAGAAATCTTGCCAATGCTAGAAAGCATTGCTTGATAACCAAGTGCAAGCGTTGAAAATTGCAAATAAGTTTCCGCAAAATCTGTATCAATCGTCTCACTGCGCAAGGTTTTCACTTGTACAATCAAAGCTTCTGTGCGTTCAATAGAATATTTAAACGCGTTGCCCTGTGCCCCATTTTTGGTATGCACTTTATTGATATGGTCTGCCAAATGGTCAAAGATTGCAATTGCATTTTGGATTCCGGGATTCCGCATAGAATCATCATAATTATCAGAACCCGGGCGATAAGTGCCATCTTCTAGCGCTTGGATAATCTTATCAATTTGTTGAAAGAAATTTACATGTGGGTCTTCGCCAATCACTGCATTATTCGCTTGAAAGGTCAATGCGGGGTGATTTGTTGTATTTGTATCTACACGCCCATTTGCATCTAATCTAAAGTTGCTACTTTCATCATCATAGAGCATAAATTCCATTCGTGTAGGTATGCGGTTTAAATCTTTTAACTGCAACTGCCCATTGACATCAAGACCAATCCATACATTATTTTTTGCCTGACTTAACATTGTCTCATAAGCAACTTTTTCAGCGGGATTGTTGAAATTAGCCCCCGCATTGAAAACTGCCGCTAAATCCCCCGGATTAGAATTGCTAAGATTCATTACCATTCCCAATGTATCGGCAAGTTGTTGATAAGTTACATCATTTGCAGGTGTTGCATTGCCACCCACTTGCGGAGGATTCCCATTTGCTTGCAAGATTGGAATCTCAATGCCTGCGATATTTTGCCCATTCATTTGCGCAGGAGAATTTATAATCATTACGCTTCCTGTATTTCTAAACTCTATCCTACCACTAATTGCCACTCCATTGACATCTTTAACTTCAAAGTTATAAGTGTGTCCATCAAGGCTCACTCCAGCAACTTCTGATAGCTTTGTTTCCATTGTCGCGTATTCATTTGTAGAGCGCACGATTTGAGAGACATTAGAGCTTAATGTGCCACCGCTACGAGAGAATCCTACTCTATCATATTCTACGCTATAATCATTGCGGAATCCATTTACAGGATTACCTGCTGCGTCATTAGCAGTCAAAGTAACACTAAGAGAGCTTGTTCCAATATAAGGCAATTCTTTATCGTCTTTATCTGGCGGATTCTTTTTGGAAACATTATTATCCACTACGATAATCTTGCCTTCTGCAAATTGCACATCTACATCACCATTTGCGCCATACACGCGCTTAATTTCGTCCATCAAATCTTGCACCGTGCTTGCAGGGGTAATTGCAAAGTTTGTAGGTGCTACGGCTGCACCCGCTGTGTCTAGTGCAGTGTTCCCTTCTGTTCCGCTAAGAGTAATGGAATTCACTCCATTTGGAAAAATATCACTCAATAAAGTGTTGGTTTTGGCGATTTCATTTGTATGCGTTCTAAAAGTCGTAGGAATCGTATGCACACGATGGTCGTTATAATCTTCTACTGAAGTAATACTTTCGCTAGAAAAAGTGCCGAGATAAGGACTTTGCACATAAGTATTTACCTTGACACCACTATTAAGTAAGCGGTCAATATCCGCTGTTCCTACACCATCTCCGGGCGGAACTGCATTGATGTCATTGTCTGGGTCTTGGTAGCTACTAGAAACCATATAAAATTCAATATTTGAGCGTCCGCCTGTTAAGTCTTTAATCTCAATTTCACCCCATTTATTCACCGTTACATCTACGACTTGGCTAACCTCTGTATTGCCAAACTCTCTTCCGATTTTGTCTAACAAATCCTGCACGGTGGAAGCTTGATTTTTATCCGTATATGCAACATCCATAGAAAATTTGGATTTAAATGCGCTCCCATCTGCTCTACGTCCTGTGATATAAAAAACTTCTGGTGGATTGTTGCTTGTATCTGCGTCGTTATCCCCCACCAAATCACGCAAAGTATCCGCCGCTGTAATATGCACTTCTTCACTCACTCCCGTTGGGTGATTTGGGTCCATAATTGCTGGATTTAGTTTGCTTTGATTAAACTTTGGAATATTCGTTGAAATCATACGACTCTTATCATTATCCGAACCAAAGAATAACTCTGCCCCTGTAATATTATAAGCAACAGAATTGTTAGAACCAAGCAATGCATTCAAGGTAGCATTATTACCATTATAGCTTCCATCGGCATTAAAAGGCATTCGCGTTGTAGCTGTGCCCCCAAAGATATATTCTCCACCCACAGAAGTATTAGC
This is a stretch of genomic DNA from Helicobacter ganmani. It encodes these proteins:
- a CDS encoding EF-hand domain-containing protein, producing MQASFSLSSLQASYTTTQWSAVKEELTNNQANSVPQSTINQDAGGSTTSIVASNSLLGDRLGDFQKTILNRALSKISEIQDEMMKTWEQLFPSANNSTSSSQTTTITMSDLLYNKNFASQIIGSGISLSQGFSTSLEVSISGKIIGSDGIEKSLDLSISVSQSFMQNLQISSSNATKIPEDVNKKVIDPLVIDYEGSGTELSDTKMRFDLDSDGTPDQISTLKKGSGFLALDKNGDGKINDGSELFGTQSGDGFKDLSIYDSNNDGKIDKDDPIYDKLRIWTPDANGEGQLVGLGEKGIGVIYLNAQESQEMMRGENGDLLGIKQKTADYLREDGSSGQIHHIDLVSEKIKDEAVLNQATNDAILANGGQSISQILANKAYQGMGVSASNLSPNSIIPMFSALGNGITGLFERVPMASLTSLEVKVSFSLNSLQTANNGVSQEASKIWNAVEDNFKKMEEMKEKMESAFKRFDEFMQLNRLIFDPLKNKDNVFKSFNSNTLGKLLA
- the flgL gene encoding flagellar hook-associated protein FlgL; its protein translation is MRIGTSSRYTTMQYQQNKTQNLLDRTLSQMNGLKIQYGYQGTSIFNKTLGLDYNLTTLSQSHALATNALTYTKHTDTALSDLTKNMDQFKTKLVQGANNIHSETSRLAIAKDLKSIRDHFLTLANTSVGGEYIFGGTATTRMPFNADGSYNGNNATLNALLGSNNSVAYNITGAELFFGSDNDKSRMISTNIPKFNQSKLNPAIMDPNHPTGVSEEVHITAADTLRDLVGDNDADTSNNPPEVFYITGRRADGSAFKSKFSMDVAYTDKNQASTVQDLLDKIGREFGNTEVSQVVDVTVNKWGEIEIKDLTGGRSNIEFYMVSSSYQDPDNDINAVPPGDGVGTADIDRLLNSGVKVNTYVQSPYLGTFSSESITSVEDYNDHRVHTIPTTFRTHTNEIAKTNTLLSDIFPNGVNSITLSGTEGNTALDTAGAAVAPTNFAITPASTVQDLMDEIKRVYGANGDVDVQFAEGKIIVVDNNVSKKNPPDKDDKELPYIGTSSLSVTLTANDAAGNPVNGFRNDYSVEYDRVGFSRSGGTLSSNVSQIVRSTNEYATMETKLSEVAGVSLDGHTYNFEVKDVNGVAISGRIEFRNTGSVMIINSPAQMNGQNIAGIEIPILQANGNPPQVGGNATPANDVTYQQLADTLGMVMNLSNSNPGDLAAVFNAGANFNNPAEKVAYETMLSQAKNNVWIGLDVNGQLQLKDLNRIPTRMEFMLYDDESSNFRLDANGRVDTNTTNHPALTFQANNAVIGEDPHVNFFQQIDKIIQALEDGTYRPGSDNYDDSMRNPGIQNAIAIFDHLADHINKVHTKNGAQGNAFKYSIERTEALIVQVKTLRSETIDTDFAETYLQFSTLALGYQAMLSSIGKISQLSLVNYV